The Thermobifida halotolerans sequence GCTTGGGGCTGGCCCGATCGGCGATCCGGTCGACGTCGTCGCGCAACTCCGCCCGGGTCACCTCGATGTCGTTCCTTATCTCGTCGGGTGTTTGGCCCATTGCGCGTCCTCCTTGAGCGTCTCGACGGTCTGTTCGGGCTTGGGGGACACCTTGCGCATCCTGTTGCGGCCGAGCGCGGCCAACACCGCGGCGGCGATCGCCCACAGCGCGGCCACGATCAGCGCCGCCCAGCCTGCGTCCATCAAGTTCGCCAGCGCGTACACCAGGGCGAAGCTCACCAGGTTCAAAAACAGCAGTCCCGCTATGGCTGCCCCGGCGAGCATCGCGGCGGCCTTGCCCGCCTTGATGCCCTCCTCACGGAGCTCGGCCCTGGCCAGGCTGAGCTCCTGGCGGAACAGCTTCTGCAGATCGCTTGTCGCCTCGCTGATCAGCTCACCCAGCGAACCCTGGTCGCGCGTCCGTTCCTGCACTCCCGGCTCGCCGCCGGGGCGGGGAACCTGCGGTGTGGCCATGTCAACCTCCCTCTCCGAATCGCGACCGGTCGTACGGAGAGTCGTGCGGCGGCACGTCGTACCGGGCGGGCTCTTCCTGGCGCGGTCGCGGAGTGCTCTGGACCGGTCCGGGGGCGGAGTTCTCGATCGTCCCGGACGGCTGCTGGGACTCCCGCGTCTCCTTGGACATCGCCTTCGCCAACCGCCCGACCGCGAATCCGGCAAGGGCTGCTCCGGCGAGGAAGGCTCCGGGGCGCCGCCGCGCGAACGTGCGCAACTCGTCGGTCACGCCCTCGACCCCGCGCCGGTCCAGGAAGTCCGCGGTGTTGCGTCCGCTGTCGGCGATCCGCTGCACGGCGCCGCGCACCGGCGAGTCGGTCTCGGACCTGTCCGCCATGGACGCCAGGTCGTCCGACCACCCGCGTAGCAGCTCCGCGGCACGCTGGGTCTGGGTGCGTGTCTCCTCGCCGATCCGGTCACGCATCCTCGCGGTCACGTCCTGGACCTGGGAACGGGACTCGTCGACAACGCCACGAGCCTGCTCCTTCGCGGCCGTGGCGACCTCGCCCGTGGACTGGCGGGCCTGACCCATGGCCTCCGACGCTTTCTCCTTCGCCTGGCCGGACCGTCCTCCTGATCCGGGGGGCGCGGTCTCATATGCCATTACCGCCACCTCTTCGTCTCGGCTCTGTGCGGTTGCTGGTGTTCGCAGCTACCCACAGCACCTGCGGGCATTCCTGTCCCCGGGGCCGTTCGGGAACGCACAGCACCGGATCCGGTACGTGACAGGGCGGATCGGCCGGTGGTGCGGCGGTGGAAAAGTGACCGGCACGGCGGAGTCGGCCCGGTCTCCGCCATGGCCGCGTCCCTGTCGGCGCGTTCGCCGCGGGTCCGGGCGGGGCAGCCGGACCCGCGGCGCCTCATCCACCGGCCGCCGGCCCCCTGTCGGCCTCCCCGGTGCGGCGCCGACGGCGCCCGCCCAGTACCAAGGAACCATGTCCTTCTTTCCCCCGCGGCACCGGAACCGCGGCGGCAACCACGCTCCCGGCCCGCTCGCCGAACGGGGCTTCCTGCTGCTGCTGGTGACGACGTTGGGCATGTTCGCCAACCACGCCCCCCTGCTGTCCGTCGTCCCCCTGTGGTCCGCCGAGGGAGGCTCGGGACACGGTGGGGTGGGCGCCACGACCGGTGTGACCATGGCGACGACCGTGGGCATCCAGTTGTGCATGGGCCCCCTGCTGCGGCGGTTCGGTCCCTACCGGCTCCTGGCGGCCGGAGGGCTGCTGCTCGGCGTGCCGACGTTCGGCTACCCGCTCTCCGCCGACCTGGCCTGGGTGCTGTCCGTCTCGGCGGTGCGCGGTCTCGGCTTCGGGATCATCACCGTGGCCGGCAGCGCGCTGGTCGCCGAACTGACCACGCCCGCGCAGCGCGGCAGGGCCGTGGGATGGTACGGGATCGCCGTCGGCCTGCCCCAGGTCGTGTTCCTGCCACTGGGGGTGTGGGCCGCCGAGTCGTTCGGTTTCACCATGGTCTTCCTGGTCACGGGCGCGTCGAGCGCCCTGGCCGCTCCCCTGGTGGTCGCGGGGATGCCGCGGCGGCGCGCGGGCGGCGGGACGCCGCTGCGGGGCGGCCCGCGCTCCGCCGCCGGACGGCTGCGCCCCCTGGCCGCCCCGGGGACCCTCATGGTCGTCTCGGCGTGCGCGCTGGGCGGCATCACCTCGTTCCTGCCCCTGGCTCTGGAGGGGGCCGCGGCCGCTCCCGCCGCGCTGTTCACGCTCTCCGCCGCGATGATCGCCGGACGCTGGGCGGCGGGGGCGTGGAGCGACCGCACCGGCATGGGGCGCCTGCTGGTTCCCGGCACGGTGATGTGCGCCGCGGGCATGGGCGGTCTCGCGGCCGCGGCCGCCGCACTGCCGGTCCCGGCCGTGGCGGCGGCGGCGCTCTACGGGTTCGGCTTCGGCGCCCTGCAGAACGACACCCTGGTGGTGATGTTCCACCGTGCCGGGCCGCGGGGCCACGGCACGGCCAGCGCGGTGTGGAACATCGCCTTCGACGCGGGCACCGGGGTGGGCTCGGTGTCGGCCGGAGTGCTCGCCCAGACGGTGGAGATCCCCGGCGCCTACTCCGTCGCCGCGGTCCTGATCACCGCCGCCGTCCCGCTCGCCTGGAACGACGCCCGCCGCGAGCGCGACACCGCCCGGACCCCCTGAGGGGGTCAGAACCGCGCGGGAACGCGCTCCTCCTCCGGGGGCGGTCCCGGCGGGGTGCCGTCACCGAACGGGCGGCCTCCCAGGACCTCCCGGCCGTGCGGGGTGCGCCAGCCCGACAGGTCCGGGCCGAGCGGCACGATCCCCGACGGGTTGATCTCGCGGTGCACCACGTAGTAGTGCCGCTTGATGTGGTCGAAGTCCACGGTGTCGCCGATTCCCGGGGTCTGGAACAGGTCGCGGGCGTAGGCCCACAGCACCGGCATCTCGGTGAGCTTGTTCCGGTTGCACTTGAAGTGGCCGTGGTAGACGGCGTCGAAGCGCACCAGCGTGACGAACAGCGCGATGTCGGCGACGGTGATGCTGTCGCCGACCAGGTAGCGCCGCGTCGCGAGGTGGTCGGACAGCGCGTCGAGCCGGTCGAACAGCGCGGTGAAGGCACGCTCGTAGGTCTGCTGGGTCCGGGCGAACCCGCACATGTACACCCCGTTGTTGACGTCGCGGAAGATCGCGTCGCTGATCTCCTCGATCTCCTCGCGCAGCGGTTCGGGGTACAGGTCCGGCGCGCCCTCGCGGTGCAGGTCCCGCCACTCGGTGGCCAGCTCGGCGGGCAGCCGCAGGTAGTCGTTGGTGACGAGTTTCCCGCTGGGGACGTCCACGATGGCGGGCACGCTCACCCCGCCGGTGTACTCGGGGTCGCGGGCGTGGTAGGCCTCGGCCAGGTAGCGGATGCCGAGGACCGGGTCGCGGTCGTCCGGATCGAGGGTGAACCGCCAGCTCCGCTCGTCCTGGACGGGGTCGGCCACGGCCAGCGAGAGCGCCGGTTCCAGTCCCAGCAGCCGCCGGGCGATCATCGACCGGTTGGCCCACGGGCAGGCGCGGCTCACCACCAGCCGGTACCGTCCCGGTTCCACCGGCCACCCCTCGGCGCCGTCCGCGGTGATGCGGTCGACGAAGCGGCTCGGTGACCGCTTGAACTCCGGCTTGTCTGACTTGTCGGCAACCATGCGGGCCCCTCCTGTCCGTCCTGTCCATAGCGTGTCACCCCGCCCGCGGCCGGTTCCCGGGGGCTCCCCGTCCCGGATCGGTGCGGGTGGTCTGCCGGTCCACTTCCCACCGGTGCGGCCACATCCCCGGACGATCCGTGATTTCCCGGTATCTCGCCTCCGACTGGGTAGGGGGTGGCCCGTCAGGGGGGTCAACATGAAGCTCAACAGGGACCGGCCGACCGAGCGTCGGCTCAGC is a genomic window containing:
- a CDS encoding MFS transporter, translating into MSFFPPRHRNRGGNHAPGPLAERGFLLLLVTTLGMFANHAPLLSVVPLWSAEGGSGHGGVGATTGVTMATTVGIQLCMGPLLRRFGPYRLLAAGGLLLGVPTFGYPLSADLAWVLSVSAVRGLGFGIITVAGSALVAELTTPAQRGRAVGWYGIAVGLPQVVFLPLGVWAAESFGFTMVFLVTGASSALAAPLVVAGMPRRRAGGGTPLRGGPRSAAGRLRPLAAPGTLMVVSACALGGITSFLPLALEGAAAAPAALFTLSAAMIAGRWAAGAWSDRTGMGRLLVPGTVMCAAGMGGLAAAAAALPVPAVAAAALYGFGFGALQNDTLVVMFHRAGPRGHGTASAVWNIAFDAGTGVGSVSAGVLAQTVEIPGAYSVAAVLITAAVPLAWNDARRERDTARTP
- a CDS encoding phage holin family protein — encoded protein: MATPQVPRPGGEPGVQERTRDQGSLGELISEATSDLQKLFRQELSLARAELREEGIKAGKAAAMLAGAAIAGLLFLNLVSFALVYALANLMDAGWAALIVAALWAIAAAVLAALGRNRMRKVSPKPEQTVETLKEDAQWAKHPTR
- a CDS encoding glutathione S-transferase family protein — its product is MVADKSDKPEFKRSPSRFVDRITADGAEGWPVEPGRYRLVVSRACPWANRSMIARRLLGLEPALSLAVADPVQDERSWRFTLDPDDRDPVLGIRYLAEAYHARDPEYTGGVSVPAIVDVPSGKLVTNDYLRLPAELATEWRDLHREGAPDLYPEPLREEIEEISDAIFRDVNNGVYMCGFARTQQTYERAFTALFDRLDALSDHLATRRYLVGDSITVADIALFVTLVRFDAVYHGHFKCNRNKLTEMPVLWAYARDLFQTPGIGDTVDFDHIKRHYYVVHREINPSGIVPLGPDLSGWRTPHGREVLGGRPFGDGTPPGPPPEEERVPARF